The genomic DNA tgaggataattcattctctttttcattaaaaatgcatgttaaaacctttttaatgtacattggaaagacctacatataaaatacaataattttacatgacattgattttttttaaatttcatttaacattttaaaaaaacatatttttcagaaaaaatacttttaactatatatatataaaatactttatttatttattttactttgaaataggtcgatttgacccacaacataagaggagggttaagcaagttttgaatgcaggactttaacttgtagtggagtattttcacagtgtggtattagtacttttactgcagtcaatgatctgaatacttcttccaccactgatgttgTCTCTGTGAATCACAGCCTcataaaaagatttattttgttacaaatttGTGCTTTGAGCAATTTTCCTTTAACATTTATGTACACTGCATCTATGCAAGTGCTTTCTTTAGTGTGGAGTAGCAGTGATTAGGACAGTGTTGGTtgtattcagtggtggaaagtacctAAGAACATttactttgacattttgatgctgatactttcgtacttttacttcaagttttgaatgcaggacttttacatgtagtggagtaatttcacagtgtgttgttagtacttttactgaagtaaatgatctgaatacttcttccaccactgattgcaTGTCAGCATGTTTCCCTCTCTGACATTAGCGGCTGATCTTATAGACCACATCTCCGACCTGCAGGATCCCGGTCTTCTTCACGACGTGCAGCTGTCCAAACAGCGGAGCAGACTTGTAGATGTGCTTCTCAGAGGGCTGGCACTGCCGGTAGCTCTTCAGCGTGTCCAGGGGCTCCTTCCTGCTGATTATACCGGTTTCAGGATCCACGGTGGTGAAAACACAGCGTCCACATGACATTACACGCTGCAGCCTCACGCCACCGATCTGGATCTCTTCCCACGAGTCCTCAGCGAAGGCTTCACAGTCACTTATGACAATGTTTGGGCGGAATCGCTCCACCGTGACGGCCTTATCCAACTTGTTGCTGAGATCTTTGACAGAGGACTCCGACAGCAGCATCACAGGACCGATATCTGGGTAGGCCACCTGCTCTGACTGGGGGAACAGAGGCTCCTTCTCCACGGGCTTCCTCGCCTTCATGGTGTGTTCAAAGTGCACCAGGCGGAAGGTTTTCTCTCCCCCCAGGTAGCGGGTGAGCCAGCGGGACGCCTCGTCGCCGCAGTCCCGTCCCTGGATGTCGGAGGAGAACACCCGGCAGTCGGTGACCGGGTTGTCGGGCTGTCTGAAGGGGAACCGCAGCTCCTCCATGTTCGGCCCGTTCAGACAGACTTGACCCCCCTCGCAGGTCAGAGACACCAGCACCAGCCGAGGCTCCTGTCTGCCCGTCACCATCTGCCCGTCCTCCGTCACCACCAGCCAGTGTCGGTCCTGGAGCTCCCCGAGCCGGAGCCCGAGGTTGTGACACTCAGCCCGGGCCACGGACACGGCCCTGCCGGACTTcagagggtggaggaggagctgcgACACGACGCCCACGCGGACAACTTTTTCTGACTTTCGCAGGTATTTATATCCGAGACCGAGTCCCAGAGCAGCGAGGCCGGCTCCGCCGACCAGAAGAGCGGCTTTCTTGTGGTGAATCAGCGCGTTTATCGCCGCCTCCTTCAGCTCCTTCAGCTCCTTCAGCTCCATGTTGGACTCTCGCTGCTTCTTGTCGGACTTTGAACTTTACCGAACTTTGGACTGCAGCAACGGCCACCATGTGTGGCGTTCAATGACGGTCGGTCAATGGCCACTCCAGTTTGACAcggttaaaataatcgcctaaaacagtcattttttgtcaaaattgtgtttttttttttttgcctaaatcatctcctcatgacgccggccacctatgataaaatcgcctccatcctcagttgatcagatcatgtgattttataacggcctatgtcaagtgtgtgacttaagagtgacatgagcgtgtcataaacatgatatgggatgtgtcatgaacattaatgacactttgaagtaacattaatgctcatgatacttgtgtgacacctttaaaataaagtgttaccatatcttgcttaagtcacaaaggcatgttcaaaaaattgcctaagtcatttaagttacatcatttacacacattgttattactatgccaatagccatctttcgttacatccttttttgagtgaaatgatcaataaatgtcatatgtcacacttttggtgaagttttttgtgtttcctgcaaaacttgaaaaaattagttaggcgattatttttaacagggtgacataATAATACTAgtttcctcttttatttttcttcttcactcaGAAATGAAAGAAACTATTCACAGAATATGTAACAAAAGTTCTTGACCTATAAAAGAAGTGAACTACACAGAAAACTAAACTCAGGCTAtggtaaaaacaaaatactttaaaaacccacatacaagtgaacacaccacttgaacaaaaatgaccaaacaaaacaaacaggttttttttttttcagtttcatgaAAGCTGCATCACTGCCTCCTTCTGGAAGTAAAGTCAGCATGAACTTTGACATCTGGCTCCCACCTgttatgcaaaaaaacaaaaaaaacaaaaaacaaagatggaatCAAACAGTTGAgtgtaatcaaatcaaatcaactttatttatagagccctttaaaacagccatagctgatacaaagtgcagtacatggcaggacagaccaacaataaaaacagagaacaagtaaaaacaactaaagcagaacgagtctcatgctgggtaaaaaagataaataaaagtggcttttaaaattaatcttaattttaaaaccacaaagaacagataaagacaaataaaacagagcaaaggctcacgttgagttaaaagccagtgaataaaaatgggttaaaatgggttttaagattacttttaaaaatagacagtgaggaggcctgcctgATGTGCAAGGGTAAATTGTTCCGAAGGCTAGGAGCAGcgacagagaaagagagtatgaagaactaaaaaaatccaaataacaTAGTTTGTCATGGGGTAGACTTTGTACTCAGTTTTTCATAAACCTTGCTATATgtgcatgtattttttattatattctttTATTCAACAAGACAAGCCTTTGTctacagcagtggtggaaaaagtattgaGATCCCCtacaaaagtactaataccagacTGCAGAATAACTCCACTACagcaaaagtcctgcattcaaaacgtactgatgtaaaagtacaaaaagtatcagcatcaaagtgtacttaaagtatcataTGTACTGATATGCAGAATGTACTTTTAAAAGATTATTTGTGTTGATGCacttatgtaagcagtgtttaaatttcataaagatagggctcattttaatacACCGTAGACACAATTTATCTGTCAGGAATAATcgcattgtcacaatcatttcatggaaagagttaaaaatattttattccaactttatgagcatacagttttctttcatttgattttgaatgcttaTAGGTCCATTGTTTCATATAATTTTATACCATTTTTCTTGGTAACTTACAtttagtggtggaaagtaactaagttcatttactcaagtactgtacttaagtacaattttgaggtacttgaactttagttattagtattttttaaattaaataaatgaatacttaaattaatatttccattttatgtaactttatacttctactctactacgGAAATTACCGCCTGATCAGTCTATGGTTCATATCTATGGTTCATATGTGTAAGGAGACATATAGCCACTAGAGGCGCTGTTGCCACGTCTTCTCGCGGGAACCAAATAAGGAAATGACGTGCTGAACGTGTCTCAAATAGAAAAGTGAAGCTGAGACACCGGACAACCGGCACCGGGAGAGTGAGACAGAGGCAGAGGAAGGAGTGGGAGCCGACAGAAGACCAGGTTAGTGTTTTTGTGAAGAATTTGCTTTTATGAGTTGTAGAAATGTTGCTTTAAGAGTTTAACCGTGTAAACAGAGCTATCAGCTGCTGGATAAGCTGCTAGGATAAAAACTACAACATCTCACTTAACACGTGCAGGGCCTTATTACTGCCACATTGTAACGGATATTATAACGTTAGTTCACCAATTTATAACTCCTACTGTGGTGGAAACGACCAGCAATTTTGAAAATAACATGgatagttattttttaatattagctCAGGTTAgttaatgttaaatgtgtctCTGAGCCGCTTTTATTTACAACTTTTTAACTTTCTGACGTCTGATTGCTGTTATTTGAGCTTTAAAAGCAGTTATAGCTCAGTTATTACTATCAGTATGTTTAAGTGgaggaaagtacatttactcaagtattgtacttaagtataattttgaggtacttgtgcttcacttgagtatttctacatatgtaactttatactttttactccactacatttagctgacagcttaagttacttttcaggtcgagatttaatataaaaaacatcataaattaaAAAGTTATAACGCATTTTTATtagttaaacctcataacagtttaCTTAGTGGTTACAAtcagccctaccttgacaacagtaaattaaaacTTACATtcatgcatcaaaaataatagtaCAATTATATATTGGGGCAATTAGAGTGGGtccatacttttacttttgatactttaagtacattttgatgcttgtagtggaataattctgcagtgtggtgttgaacttttacttaagtaaagtaagtaagtaatctgaatacttttttccaccactggttattatTAGCTCAGGTTAGTAAACGTTAAATGTGTCTCTGAGCCGCTTTTATTTACAACTTTTAACTTTCTAATGTCTGATTGCGGTTGTTTGAGCTTTGAGAGCAACTATAGCTCAGTTATTACTATCAGTATGTTTCAGTGgaggaaagtacatttacttaagtactgtactttttcaattttctgtgactttatacttctactccactacattttaaaggcaaatattgtactttttactccactacatttagctgacagcttgagttacttttcaggttgagatttaacataaaaaatctatttaaaatattatgctttttttaaaaattaattaaacctcataaaagtatattaagtagttacaataagccctaccttgacaaaagtaaattaaggcttacattaatgcatcaaaaataataataataataataataataataataatacaacaataCATTTGAATAATCATGAATGGGGCCATTCTGAATAGAgagtagttttacttttgatactttaagtacattttgatgctgatacttttgtacttttacttcagtaagttttgaatgcaggacttttactgtaatgGAGTAATTCTGCTGTctggcattagtacttttactgcagtaaaggatctgaatacttcttccaccactggttatttTTAGCTCAAGTTAGTAAACGTTACGTGTGTCTCTGAGCCGCCTTATTTACAACTTTTAACTTTCACGTGAGAGTTGTCAGGATGCCTGATTGCTGAGCTTTGAGAGCAATTATAGCTCAGTTATTACTATCAGTATGTTTTTAACTGTGTGTAAAACACCTTCATGGGTCATCAAATAGTCATGTTAACGTTTTCTTGTATACATTTAGGacacttttctacttttatttgagtaagttctgaatgcaggacttttacttggagtgcagtaatttcacagtgttgtattagtacttttattgaagtaagagatctgaatacttcttccaccactgctttctAGTCAAGTTGGTTATCTACACATGCATACAGCACCAATTAATTGAGACCTCTGAAATAGTAATTATATTGCTTATACAGCTGCTACGATGTTGGCCTCAGAGGGAATGTATGCCCTCATCCCTGGTCACAAGATGGGTGCTGACAGCTGAACTGTGTGGCCAGATttggctggtgtgtgtgtgtgtgtgtgtgtgtgtgtgtgtgtgtgtgtgtgtgtgtgtgtgtgtgtgtgtgtgtgttacatgctGAGACATATTAAACAGGTGATAGTCCTCCCCGTTCACTTAAGACATTTCCAAAGTAGGAGATTtgattatgcatatttttaGATACAACCTCGACAGAGAACAGTGACTGTGGATAAATGCTGCTTAATTACAGCGTTGAATGGAGCTGGCCAAACTAGTGAAGACAGCTCATATGAAACAATAACTAGAGAGACAATTCTGAATACTGAAAAGCCTATTTTCAATTTGACACGTTGTACATTGctacagagacacagaaatatatatattttttaaaaattagacCATTTtattcttcaatgtcttgttcattttaatgctggatacaactaaaggtacatgtgtttcgacaaatataataataacccCAGAAACAGCtcataagtttaatttaagagctgatatctagacattcccatggttttattgataataaccaaaatcattatcaagaaaaccatggaaaatgtctagatatcagctcttaaattaaactcttatgaaggAGAAAaatggtcttataattttttccatgactgtatatatttcaaTCTGAATAGTAAAATAGCTTCCCATTGAGTCTATTTCACTAGCCAACAAtagtaaaaatatttatgtatgtCTCAGTTGAAACTAAACCAGGGCTTTTCGAAGATAAGGAGGAAAATACTAATCATCATAACATAGCAACAGTGAAGCTGGTGACATGTTATAATTTGTCATCATATGAATGTATAaagtatatattaatataacgTGATTATACTAGACTCATTAGGACAAGCAGACCAGTAAACCTCTAGTTTAACCTCAAAGTCTAAAGCACTTGGAAGTGAAGGCTGAGATAAGTATTTACACAAATTATGTCCCTTACATTTTGCAGGGTTATGTATTGCTATACTTTTGATGTAATAAACTACATCATTTTTGTATACACGGTATaaaatctttctttttataGTTGAGTAAACGTTGGTCTCCAAACATCAAATTATGCAGAGACAGTACTTTCAGGAATCATCAATTGATTATCTCATTCTGGCATAATTTCTGCATTAGACTTTGTATGAGTATAAGTAAGTTGTCACTGGTAGGAGAAGGGGGTAAAGACTGCCTTAAACCCTGGATTAAAACCTTAATGCTTCCATGATCTGTGACAGCTGATGACCCAAACTGAGGAAGGTTTCTATTCTCATGATTATTGAGTCCCAAACAGGGTTACACTTTGATTACTATCAGGTGAGACACCAGACTGTACTCTACAATTCTGACAAACTGCAAAGGAATCATATTTTTAGTTAAAaaggttttgattttttttttacaaaaatacttTGTGTACATTTACCCATGAGTGATCCATGTGATCTGTGTACTATGACAGGATGGGTGACATAGCAGAGGACATGGCGACCTTCTACTCCAATGCGGAGGGCTACTGGAGGGAGGTCCCGCCCACAGTGGACGGCATGCTGGGAGGCTATGGCAGCATCTCCAGCATTGATATCAATGGATCCAAGGCTTTCCTGCAGAAGTTCCTCGGTGTAAGGAAGTTTacaatatattcaatatatatcaCTGGCCTTATTTACACATACACTATATGTGTCAGGTCAGCCTGACACCGACTATACTGTCACATACACACCTAGTCATTTTAATAAGAACGGttataaagtgtattttaagTAATTGGCAAATTTATTGGATACCCAAGACATGGACTTGACATGGGACTTATTGGTCCTAACTTGGAACTTGATGGACTTCACTTAGGACTTGGTAAATGGTAACTGGActgcacttttatccaaagcgctttacactacacactacgctcatttacccgttcacacacacattcatactggtggccgaggctaccagggcagactggtgccacctgccaccattgggaattcattcacataccgatgaatgcagcatcgggagcaatttggggttcagtatcttgctcaaggatactccgacatgtaggctgccatggtcttaAATGAGACTCATTGGAATTCACTTGGGACTTGTTGTACCTGACTTTGGCATCGACTTGTTGGTCTAGATTGTACTTGACTTGGAACTTGACTTGAGACCATAGACTGGATCTAAATTATGGACGTAGTGCCTcatcttgttttcggaaacggggagcagactatatttggactgtggaggagcaagagggaCGCCATCTAcacggcaacctgactgagcaaagttgctgctaattcatgttagcattaactggagcattaactgggaagTTAGTTTTGGCtaccaaataacaaaaacaaaatgtatgtttttaatgaacaaagtattcagataaactgtcattaagatacgcattgttctgcttctcttctgatgacggctcgccttgttagtgacctgtcaatcaaaggtagccatgccccaaatcatacttTTCTTTATCTTCCATATTCTtctaaattacattacatgtcatttagctgacgctaaagcaacttacaataagtgcattcaacctgagggtactagacttagaccacaggaatcaagtaagtacataactataaataataaataaatggggcccattatttacactattaacgttaaattgtcttgaagaagattttttactagtgattgagactacagtgttgtcctaaaacaattcggaggtaataaatcaagtgagaagttttctcattttgtattgaaatgaatggacctgctggaattttcaggaGAATGcaacccggaggttgccacttggTTTACAACAAAGCATGAGTGAACttctgtatgatttttttctgtcctaTTCCAAGTTGGCTGGTGCCTCTCGCCCAGCGTGTGCTGGGCTGGGCTCCATATTGTCAAATCATGAAATACTGTATCATtaatagaaagaaaattctTATAATAGTGCAATATTGATTTCAACCATACTCCTCAGccctaatttaaatatattttgtgtatgACAACAATATTCTGAATGTTGTTATtagtaattatatttttattagagCTGTAACTTTTCACCCTGACAGAAGAAGCTTTTATTGTGTAGAGTGACCTCTTTTTAACTGTTTTGCTGTTGAAGGAAGGGGAAGGGAAGACGGGTACGGGCTGTGCTCTGGACTGTGGAGCCGGCATCGGGAGGATCACCAAGCGATTACTGCTGCCTCTGTTCAAGACGGTGGACCTGGTGGATGTGACGCAGGAGTTTCTGGACAAAGCCAAGGCTTACCTGGGAGAGGAAGGCAACCGAGTGGGGAAGTACCACTGCAGCGGCCTGCAGGAGTTTATACCAGAGGACGGACGCTATGATGTCATCTGGATCCAGTGGGTGATTGGTGagtctcagtcagtcagttaacATTAGCGGATACTtgatagaggtgtgaatcagcgtatcggccccacAATGCGATTTTATccaatacttttattttattattgcgatttaagcattttgcaatatggtaaatattgtgatacaatatattgtgatttaaatgtttaactgaatttagtgtccacaaaattaaattcaatcaagaattgttttgtccaataagagaaaattctcagtctgttcatctcactgcagtctttttatttctccacaatgagagtcaaacccacagactgaccaacaaagtattcagtcaaactgaactgaactgatatcaaatatgtatggacgacaacaactgcagcattttatcaaactttcacgaacaacaagcttcactgcttttttttaatgaaacataaaaaagagctgaactttgcagcgttatttctccaacttcccgacatgatatcctgacacacatggtgtaTATAcgtagattccttagatcttctagtttcatgtgataccagtatctccagtatattcaaaAGTGAGCCTACTACGATAATAGTGGCCATGAatagatataatattgccaggcaattatcgcaatactatgctctatcaatttttttcccccacctctaatacttgataaaataataataataaattggtTTGAAATGCAGTATTGTTTCTGCAAGaggttaagataagatatgactttatttatcccacagtggggaaatttagttgtcacagcagctcaagatacaggcACTTAGAtacagaagacagaataaagaatataaaaaaataagagctATACATACACATTCTtttcatacatttctgctatttggcatttattattaatatatatttttgtgtgtgtttgtgttcctgaaagtaatttgcattttacagatattgcacattggagaaaatatatattaagcatgttaaataggttaaaaaggttgttgcatgtagtgtaggggtgggcgatatggccctaaaagaatatcacgatattgcaggctatttttgcgattaCGATATTGTTgccgatattaggaaatacttaaaaagatatagaaaatattatttttttagtctgtataaatgtagtttgaagtgcaaatctcaacagttgccaaatacaaaatatttactctagactcttgagtatgagcaaataataaaaataaccatttaggggttccatattttaatgaaattttgtaaaggagaataaaggttcttgtttgttttatttaaggcatcttattttgacagtcttcttgtaaattctgtggtggattctcttaacacactgtgctcttatattgaaagctgcatgtgtttagtgacagggagtaagtagctttttgtgaataaaacaactttaattgttagctaatgatagctcgcggctaacgaacgacATAATGCCCGTACTAGTTCATAGCATTTAATTCGGCTcgcgcgcacacacagacacacacggagagatgatgtgggtgcgggactgatacagacaggtcgGCACATTTCTCTATCATGCTTCACAGCTCTGTGTATTCAgttgtaagtgtgtgaatgcgtgcTCATGTCtgggaggaggacggagaggtgagggtcggggtttgactgactggtgacagacactcaaacttacgccactacatcaagaagtaggaatgttgccaatatcatgatatgcattttttttaaccataaaaaattatacagatattatcgtgaacgctacaatatggcacacccctaatgtaGTGGTATGATACATCTATTTCAATATATGCAGGTGGTATatgacatacactactggtcaaaagttttagaacacaccaacttttccaatttttaattgaaaattatgcagtttaatgtctcagtgtactctgaaatgaatgcacatttgcaacatttaaaattctttattgagcatgatagtgttttgaaagtaaaaaaaagattcaaaatcacattttatgttggactaaaggactaaaaaaaagacacaaaatgaccaaaaaaagacacaaaatgacaaaaaaagacacaaaatgactaaaaaagaaacaaaatgaccaaaaaaagacacaaaatgacttacaaagacatgaaaagaattcaaaattggacaaaatagcccaagactccatagaggtaagttgttaacccattacttgttccctgaaaaaggcctacttgtataattctgaaatgtacattatttttcagttttggttaagcttacctttttttatttacctctggcagttcaccacttacctttgtaccctttcaagctgttcatttgacttgaactgcttgaatttcaataaaaaacgggaaaaattggggtgttctaaaacttttgaccggtagtgtatataatatttgttttgtaCAGCTTCTTCTGTGCCTTAAAAACCTATTTTTCTCCATCCAGGCCACCTGACAGATGACCACCTGGTGGATTTCCTGCAGCGTTGCCAGAAAGCTCTGCGGCCCAACGGCCTCATCATCATCAAGGACAATGTGTCGTATGAGGGCGTGGTCCCAGATGAGGTGGACAGCAGCGTCTGCCGCGACCTGGATATAGTTCACCGTCTGGTGGGCAGAGCTGGCCTCCGCATCGTCCACGAGGAGCAACAAATGAACTTCCCAAAGGAGATCTACCAAGTCCACACACTGGCTCTCAGATAGGACTAAGGAGTGTGAGAGGGGACAGCCTCAAATGCACAATATTACTAATgtggaaattatgtttttctaGTGAGCAATCCATTTATTATTAtctgtttgaaaaaataatctGCAGTGCCATGTGTTTGTTGCTTACTCCATGCATCGGTCTTCTGCTTTTTTTGCTCCGTCTCCCGTTCAAGAAGGAACATTTCTCGTGTCATATTGGCCAGTAGAAACCAATGCACAGTGTCTGGAAGTCATTAATCTAGACTACAAACTACAGCAACACTCTTAGCAACAGTTTTTAGTTGTGTATAGTTCTAATGATCACtcaagatttctttttttacccaCGTTGGAACTATGATAGTGCAGGGCAGCTTCACTGAACAGAAGACTGATGTGACTGATCACTGGACTCAGCATGTGATAACAAAGATTTTGTGGCTGTGTTTTACTAGCAGGGATGTGTTGATGAACATTTTTTGGCCCCAGAATTCTTTAATAATAATGG from Centropristis striata isolate RG_2023a ecotype Rhode Island chromosome 19, C.striata_1.0, whole genome shotgun sequence includes the following:
- the LOC131992826 gene encoding mitochondrial amidoxime-reducing component 1-like is translated as MELKELKELKEAAINALIHHKKAALLVGGAGLAALGLGLGYKYLRKSEKVVRVGVVSQLLLHPLKSGRAVSVARAECHNLGLRLGELQDRHWLVVTEDGQMVTGRQEPRLVLVSLTCEGGQVCLNGPNMEELRFPFRQPDNPVTDCRVFSSDIQGRDCGDEASRWLTRYLGGEKTFRLVHFEHTMKARKPVEKEPLFPQSEQVAYPDIGPVMLLSESSVKDLSNKLDKAVTVERFRPNIVISDCEAFAEDSWEEIQIGGVRLQRVMSCGRCVFTTVDPETGIISRKEPLDTLKSYRQCQPSEKHIYKSAPLFGQLHVVKKTGILQVGDVVYKISR
- the ntmt1 gene encoding N-terminal Xaa-Pro-Lys N-methyltransferase 1, whose product is MGDIAEDMATFYSNAEGYWREVPPTVDGMLGGYGSISSIDINGSKAFLQKFLGEGEGKTGTGCALDCGAGIGRITKRLLLPLFKTVDLVDVTQEFLDKAKAYLGEEGNRVGKYHCSGLQEFIPEDGRYDVIWIQWVIGHLTDDHLVDFLQRCQKALRPNGLIIIKDNVSYEGVVPDEVDSSVCRDLDIVHRLVGRAGLRIVHEEQQMNFPKEIYQVHTLALR